A genomic region of Runella rosea contains the following coding sequences:
- a CDS encoding QcrA and Rieske domain-containing protein, translating into MINQEKINRNAFLKNLGLKGAALMAVYCGGNSLTSCQNDSAVTPLAADIILDLSDSKYAALKANNGYVVLSAQNVVVARTATNTYVAVTLICSHEQRREITYRSGEFYCTAHGARFDNAGKGLNTEGKKGLTVYTTSLNGTTLTVKAA; encoded by the coding sequence ATGATTAACCAAGAAAAAATCAACCGCAATGCATTTTTGAAGAATTTAGGATTAAAAGGGGCCGCCCTCATGGCTGTCTATTGTGGTGGAAATAGCCTGACAAGTTGCCAAAATGATTCCGCAGTAACTCCCCTAGCGGCCGACATTATACTTGACCTAAGCGACAGTAAATACGCTGCCCTCAAAGCCAATAATGGTTATGTGGTACTTTCTGCCCAAAATGTAGTGGTAGCTCGTACTGCTACCAACACTTACGTAGCCGTAACGCTCATCTGTAGCCACGAACAAAGGCGCGAAATCACTTATAGGTCAGGGGAGTTTTATTGCACTGCTCACGGAGCCCGTTTCGACAACGCAGGAAAAGGACTGAACACCGAAGGTAAAAAGGGGCTGACAGTTTATACCACCTCACTCAATGGCACCACACTTACGGTAAAAGCCGCTTAA
- a CDS encoding DUF5777 family beta-barrel protein, which translates to MKKYSLLLLISLITIVAHAQDDLLDELNKIQKPVVNYASATFKSSRIVSGHSIETVAAKHLDFRISHRFGALNSGYQELFGLDQSQIRLGFEFGLTDRLTVGVGRNSYQKTYDYYAKYKLLRQASGAKVMPVTVALLAAAYTNTMPSQPNARFFNNLERQTYCGQLLIARKFGERVSLQLSPSILHRNKVETENDANTLYSLGMGGRFKLTRRTSFNIEYYYTPTSADEISLRDPQFKNALSIGFDIETGGHVFQLHFTNSKGMTEKYLIGQTEGMWQNGDIFYGFNVSRVFSFDKSAKKTHK; encoded by the coding sequence ATGAAAAAATACTCACTTCTTCTACTGATCAGCTTGATTACGATTGTTGCACACGCCCAAGACGATTTGTTGGACGAACTCAATAAAATTCAAAAGCCGGTTGTAAACTATGCCTCGGCTACGTTCAAGTCAAGTCGTATCGTATCGGGGCATTCGATAGAAACCGTCGCGGCTAAGCACCTTGACTTCAGAATCTCACACCGATTCGGTGCATTGAATTCGGGGTATCAAGAGTTGTTTGGTCTGGATCAATCTCAAATTCGGTTAGGATTTGAATTTGGTCTTACTGACCGCCTCACCGTAGGCGTAGGGCGTAACAGCTACCAAAAAACCTACGATTATTATGCTAAGTACAAACTGTTGCGGCAAGCCTCAGGAGCCAAAGTAATGCCGGTCACAGTGGCATTGTTGGCCGCGGCCTACACCAATACCATGCCCTCTCAGCCCAATGCCCGTTTTTTTAACAATTTAGAACGCCAAACTTATTGTGGGCAGTTGTTGATTGCCCGAAAATTTGGGGAGCGGGTTTCGCTACAGCTTTCTCCTTCGATACTGCACCGCAACAAAGTAGAAACCGAAAATGACGCCAATACTTTGTATAGCTTGGGCATGGGCGGCCGCTTCAAATTGACGCGCCGTACGTCGTTTAACATTGAATATTACTACACTCCTACCTCCGCAGATGAAATCTCCCTACGTGATCCACAGTTTAAAAATGCCCTTTCCATCGGCTTCGACATCGAAACGGGCGGCCACGTATTCCAACTCCATTTTACCAACTCCAAGGGAATGACCGAAAAATACCTCATCGGTCAAACCGAAGGAATGTGGCAAAACGGTGATATCTTCTACGGATTCAATGTATCGAGGGTCTTCAGTTTTGATAAAAGCGCCAAGAAAACTCACAAATAA
- a CDS encoding YceI family protein, whose protein sequence is MKARLVIPLIIIYFISFQAKSQLFITQGGETSFFSETPLENISALNKQVAAIINTSTSEVAVRIQNVAFHFPNKLMEEHFNENYMESEKYPNSTFKGKIQEVIDFKKEGVYDVSAKGILEMHGVKQERVIKGKLTVGKEQLTFVGNFDVKLADHKIEIPTLVMAKIAESLTVKNHFVFTQKK, encoded by the coding sequence ATGAAAGCACGATTGGTTATTCCTTTGATTATCATATACTTCATTTCTTTTCAGGCAAAATCTCAGTTGTTTATTACGCAGGGGGGCGAAACGAGTTTTTTCTCCGAAACCCCTTTAGAAAACATCTCTGCTCTCAATAAACAAGTGGCGGCAATTATCAACACTTCGACCTCGGAAGTGGCCGTGAGAATTCAGAATGTAGCGTTTCACTTTCCCAATAAACTCATGGAAGAGCACTTCAATGAAAACTACATGGAATCTGAAAAATATCCCAATTCGACGTTTAAAGGAAAGATACAAGAAGTGATTGATTTCAAAAAAGAAGGGGTATATGATGTATCTGCCAAGGGCATTTTAGAGATGCACGGGGTAAAACAAGAACGAGTCATTAAGGGGAAACTAACGGTTGGAAAAGAGCAATTAACCTTTGTCGGTAACTTCGACGTAAAACTTGCTGACCATAAAATAGAAATCCCGACGTTGGTGATGGCCAAAATCGCCGAGTCGCTGACCGTCAAAAATCATTTTGTCTTTACCCAAAAAAAATAA
- a CDS encoding GMC oxidoreductase: MSYFNIDSIKERTGATNRFDAIVIGTGISGGWAAKELTGRGLRTLVLERGRDVKHITDYPTAMKNPWEFPHLGEVPMELKQKSPASSGHYIFKEPTLHFVVKDFEHPFVQEKPFSWMRGYQVGGRSLLWARQTQRWSDFDFEGPARDGFAVDWPIRYADIAPWYSYVEKFAGISGNKDGLPNLPDGEFLPPHEMSCVEKHFSQQVAKNYTDRHIIIGRTANLTEPKPIHYQQGRAKCQNRTLCERGCPYGGYFSTNASTLPWAEKTGKMTLKTHSVVHSVIYDEKKGKATGVRVIDANTKEMTEYYAKIIFLNASALNSNLILLNSTSNRFPNGFGNDSGVLGKYIGFHNYRGRVSAEYDGFHDTTTEGKRPNGAYLPRFRNVTKQETDFLRGYAASIGSSKMGVPTDGFFGEELKDQLSRPSEEGWSIGANMMGEVLTKESNHVRLDPNLKDDWGIPQLRMSVDFDDNDMKMLKDFYEQFTEMFTKAGFTNIKSMDTKRVPGNENHEMGGIRMGKDPKTSMLNKWNQMHACKNVFVTDGGCMTSTSTQNPSLTYMALTARAADYAVKEMRKGNL, from the coding sequence ATGAGTTACTTTAACATAGATTCCATCAAAGAACGTACCGGTGCGACGAATCGCTTTGATGCCATCGTGATTGGCACGGGTATCAGCGGGGGCTGGGCCGCTAAAGAGCTGACTGGAAGAGGCTTAAGAACGCTGGTTTTGGAACGCGGGCGGGATGTAAAACACATTACAGATTATCCAACTGCGATGAAAAATCCCTGGGAGTTTCCGCATTTAGGGGAGGTTCCGATGGAGTTAAAACAAAAAAGCCCTGCTTCGAGTGGGCACTATATTTTCAAAGAGCCAACGCTGCACTTTGTGGTGAAAGATTTCGAGCACCCTTTTGTGCAAGAGAAGCCTTTTTCGTGGATGCGCGGCTATCAGGTAGGCGGACGCTCGCTTTTGTGGGCGCGGCAAACACAGCGCTGGTCGGACTTTGATTTTGAAGGCCCTGCCCGTGACGGTTTTGCGGTTGATTGGCCCATTCGTTACGCTGATATTGCACCTTGGTACAGCTATGTCGAGAAATTTGCGGGTATTTCGGGCAACAAAGACGGATTGCCTAACCTACCCGACGGGGAGTTTTTGCCCCCGCACGAAATGAGTTGTGTCGAAAAACACTTCAGTCAGCAGGTCGCTAAAAACTATACCGATCGGCACATCATCATCGGCCGTACGGCCAATCTCACTGAACCCAAGCCTATTCACTATCAACAAGGCCGGGCTAAGTGCCAAAATCGGACGCTTTGTGAGCGCGGGTGCCCCTACGGCGGCTACTTTAGTACCAATGCGTCGACGTTGCCTTGGGCCGAAAAAACGGGCAAAATGACCCTAAAAACGCATTCGGTGGTGCACTCAGTGATTTATGACGAGAAAAAAGGAAAGGCAACGGGCGTGCGCGTCATTGATGCCAACACGAAAGAGATGACGGAATACTACGCGAAAATCATTTTCCTGAACGCTTCAGCACTCAATTCTAATCTGATTCTGCTTAATTCTACTTCTAATCGTTTTCCAAACGGTTTTGGCAACGACAGCGGTGTGTTGGGAAAATACATTGGATTCCATAATTACCGTGGTCGAGTTTCTGCCGAGTACGATGGTTTTCACGATACCACCACCGAAGGAAAGCGACCCAACGGTGCTTATTTGCCGCGTTTTAGAAATGTTACAAAACAAGAAACTGACTTTTTGCGGGGCTATGCCGCTTCGATTGGCTCGTCAAAAATGGGTGTTCCGACAGATGGATTCTTTGGGGAGGAACTCAAAGACCAACTTTCCAGACCTTCCGAAGAAGGTTGGAGCATCGGAGCCAATATGATGGGGGAGGTGTTGACCAAAGAAAGCAATCATGTACGCCTCGACCCGAACCTAAAGGATGATTGGGGAATTCCGCAATTGCGGATGTCGGTCGATTTTGATGATAACGATATGAAAATGTTGAAGGATTTTTATGAGCAATTTACCGAAATGTTCACCAAAGCAGGCTTCACCAATATCAAATCGATGGACACGAAGCGGGTGCCAGGCAACGAAAATCACGAAATGGGCGGTATCCGGATGGGCAAAGACCCCAAAACCTCGATGCTGAATAAATGGAATCAGATGCACGCCTGCAAAAATGTATTCGTGACCGACGGCGGTTGTATGACCTCTACTTCGACCCAAAATCCATCCCTGACCTACATGGCCCTGACCGCTCGGGCGGCAGATTATGCCGTGAAGGAAATGCGGAAAGGCAATTTGTAG
- a CDS encoding PspC domain-containing protein, whose amino-acid sequence METNRLYRITNQSVIGGVAAGMAHHFGIDRALVRILFVLAFFFTAGFPTVMIYIILWAVLPTAIKESTDTSVIRI is encoded by the coding sequence ATGGAAACAAACAGATTATATCGCATTACCAATCAATCAGTTATCGGAGGAGTGGCAGCTGGAATGGCGCATCATTTCGGGATAGACCGCGCACTGGTACGCATCCTGTTTGTGCTAGCTTTTTTCTTCACCGCAGGGTTTCCTACCGTCATGATTTACATTATTTTGTGGGCAGTGCTACCGACCGCCATTAAAGAATCAACGGATACGAGCGTGATTCGTATCTAG